The Chryseolinea soli genome contains a region encoding:
- a CDS encoding nuclear transport factor 2 family protein: MKNISSFLSLSVLLALIFMGFTTRPITAHLEPETMSLYDSIAAMDARWEDAYNNCKLEVMEEVISEDLEFYHDQGGLMTSKQKLNEALKANICGKVKRALKNGSLEVYPIKGYGAVEMGLHGFYPSKGPVPEQLHYSKFVHVWKRENNKWRITRVISLH, encoded by the coding sequence ATGAAGAATATCTCAAGCTTTCTTTCACTGTCCGTCCTCCTTGCACTCATCTTTATGGGTTTTACGACGAGGCCCATTACTGCACACCTGGAGCCAGAAACCATGTCCCTATACGACAGCATTGCAGCGATGGACGCCCGATGGGAGGATGCTTACAATAACTGTAAGCTCGAAGTCATGGAGGAAGTCATAAGCGAAGATCTCGAATTTTATCATGACCAGGGAGGCTTGATGACGTCAAAACAAAAATTGAACGAGGCGCTGAAAGCTAATATCTGTGGCAAAGTAAAGAGAGCACTGAAGAACGGCAGTCTTGAAGTATACCCGATCAAAGGATATGGCGCAGTTGAAATGGGTCTGCATGGATTTTATCCGAGCAAGGGTCCGGTCCCGGAGCAGCTTCATTATTCAAAATTTGTTCACGTCTGGAAAAGGGAAAACAACAAATGGAGAATAACGAGGGTGATCAGCCTGCACTAA
- a CDS encoding retron system putative HNH endonuclease, which produces MIFIDRNRIPVPQELTDPQGTAQKEKAEAIAWFTAIKKGKAPIPPVKKKTPASKPKTTFEFKAYNSKDIKRALKDLFYGKCAYCETKITTVTVGDIEHFRPKGEIIDEQKKKLIPGYYWLAYDWNNLLLSCNNCNRKTTQETANGNEEGMGKGNQFPLLEHKYRCLDDTKDVTALEEEGRLLLNPCIDHPEEHLLYLENGAIQAKVLKTGEVSKKAESSIQVYALYRKPLVDDRLELFQAIKFQISEMKEIFDDMIEATEKNDMARLNKLEGRMKRKIAFLQKYENDKSSYSALAKQVITPFLKENGLI; this is translated from the coding sequence ATGATTTTTATCGATCGAAATAGGATCCCTGTTCCACAGGAACTAACTGATCCGCAAGGAACAGCCCAGAAAGAAAAAGCCGAAGCTATTGCCTGGTTTACGGCAATAAAAAAAGGCAAAGCGCCGATCCCACCCGTCAAGAAAAAAACGCCTGCATCAAAGCCAAAAACTACTTTTGAGTTTAAAGCGTACAATAGCAAAGACATAAAACGTGCCTTGAAAGACTTGTTCTACGGCAAATGTGCTTATTGCGAGACCAAGATAACGACTGTTACCGTTGGCGACATTGAACATTTCCGTCCAAAAGGAGAAATCATTGATGAGCAAAAAAAGAAGCTAATTCCGGGCTACTACTGGTTAGCTTACGATTGGAATAATCTATTGCTTTCCTGCAATAATTGTAATCGGAAAACAACACAAGAAACCGCTAACGGAAATGAAGAGGGAATGGGAAAGGGTAATCAGTTTCCCTTATTGGAGCACAAGTATCGATGTCTTGATGACACCAAAGACGTAACGGCGTTAGAAGAGGAAGGCAGGCTTTTATTAAATCCTTGTATCGACCACCCGGAAGAACATTTGTTGTATCTCGAAAACGGAGCCATCCAGGCGAAAGTTTTGAAAACAGGAGAAGTGAGCAAGAAGGCAGAATCGTCAATACAAGTTTATGCTTTGTACCGAAAGCCGCTGGTAGACGATCGGTTAGAATTATTTCAGGCAATCAAATTTCAGATCTCAGAGATGAAGGAAATATTCGACGACATGATCGAAGCGACTGAGAAAAATGATATGGCCAGATTGAATAAGCTGGAGGGCAGGATGAAGAGAAAGATTGCCTTTTTACAAAAATACGAGAACGACAAAAGTAGCTATTCTGCCTTGGCAAAACAGGTTATTACGCCATTTCTAAAAGAGAACGGTTTGATTTGA